One segment of Micromonospora sp. M71_S20 DNA contains the following:
- a CDS encoding MFS transporter: MRPEVDRVDDAADVVGRPSAVDSLPSRGVGAAGGGGSAWRAVVGFGVVSLAADMVYEGARSIYGPLLASLGASAVVVGLVTGAGEAAALVLRLVSGPLADRTRRYWSLTILGYGLTAVCVPLLAVTPLLGGAGLAVAAALILAERLGKAIRSPAKSALLADAASRVGLGRGLGVHKALDQVGAFAGPLLVAAVVAMAAGSLWPGLAVLTVPGVLAMMLLLTIRARADASPAAGGATAVGTPPVAGRKPLPARFHVFAAAMAVCTAGLVTFGLIGFHLVRAGVVATAAVPLVYAAAMAAGALAALLTGVLYDRAGPWVLIALPALVAAVPALVFGGGLPLAVTGALVWGAAVGVQDSTVKALVADLVPRERRATAYGVFAAVQGAGALIGGAAAGLLYEFSLAGLVVVVVVTQAVALVTLVGVLAGTRPAR; this comes from the coding sequence TGCGGCCGGGGGTGGCGGGTCGGCGTGGCGGGCGGTCGTCGGGTTCGGTGTGGTGAGCCTGGCCGCGGACATGGTGTACGAGGGTGCCCGCTCGATCTATGGGCCGTTGCTGGCCTCGCTGGGCGCGTCGGCGGTCGTCGTCGGGCTGGTCACCGGCGCCGGTGAGGCGGCGGCGCTGGTGCTGCGGCTGGTGTCCGGGCCACTGGCGGACCGGACCCGCCGGTACTGGTCGTTGACGATTCTCGGGTACGGGCTGACCGCGGTTTGCGTGCCGCTGCTCGCCGTCACCCCGCTGTTGGGCGGCGCCGGCCTCGCCGTCGCCGCCGCGTTGATCCTCGCCGAGCGACTGGGCAAGGCGATCCGTAGTCCGGCGAAGTCGGCGCTGCTGGCCGACGCCGCCAGCCGCGTCGGCCTGGGGCGCGGGTTGGGTGTCCACAAGGCGCTGGACCAGGTCGGGGCTTTCGCGGGTCCGCTGCTCGTCGCCGCGGTGGTCGCGATGGCCGCGGGGTCGCTGTGGCCGGGCCTGGCCGTCCTGACCGTGCCCGGGGTGCTCGCGATGATGCTGCTGCTCACCATCCGCGCGCGGGCGGACGCTTCGCCGGCGGCCGGCGGAGCCACCGCGGTAGGCACCCCGCCGGTGGCGGGCCGGAAGCCGCTGCCTGCCCGGTTCCACGTGTTCGCCGCGGCGATGGCGGTGTGCACGGCGGGTCTGGTGACGTTCGGGTTGATCGGTTTCCACCTCGTCCGCGCGGGCGTGGTCGCGACCGCAGCGGTGCCGTTGGTGTACGCGGCGGCGATGGCCGCGGGCGCGCTCGCCGCCCTGCTGACGGGTGTGCTCTACGACCGGGCCGGGCCGTGGGTGCTGATCGCGTTGCCGGCGCTGGTGGCCGCCGTTCCCGCCCTGGTGTTCGGCGGTGGTCTGCCGCTGGCGGTGACGGGGGCACTCGTGTGGGGTGCGGCCGTGGGGGTGCAGGACTCCACCGTCAAGGCGCTGGTCGCCGATCTCGTGCCGCGGGAGCGTCGGGCCACCGCGTACGGCGTCTTCGCCGCCGTGCAAGGCGCGGGGGCGCTGATCGGCGGTGCCGCGGCCGGTCTCCTGTACGAGTTCTCGCTGGCGGGTCTGGTGGTCGTGGTGGTCGTCACGCAGGCCGTAGCCCTGGTCACGCTCGTGGGCGTCCTGGCAGGGACCCGCCCGGCCCGCTGA
- a CDS encoding DUF4259 domain-containing protein has translation MGTWGSGNFDDDTAADHLSGLTDRLIAEVTEAISGDPVGIEPDEYWGVAVPCNLELLHLIARQNYVGASLPDRTTIAGWKSRYLAVWDRTIDGLEPGPEYRQQRRATLVRTFDQLAELAKE, from the coding sequence GTGGGCACCTGGGGCAGCGGAAACTTCGACGACGACACGGCCGCCGACCACCTGTCGGGCCTGACCGACCGGCTGATCGCCGAGGTCACGGAGGCGATCTCCGGCGACCCGGTCGGCATCGAGCCCGACGAGTACTGGGGCGTCGCGGTGCCCTGCAACCTTGAGCTGCTGCACCTCATCGCACGACAGAACTACGTCGGGGCCAGCCTGCCCGACCGGACGACGATCGCCGGCTGGAAGAGCAGATACCTGGCCGTCTGGGACCGGACGATCGACGGCTTGGAGCCCGGTCCGGAATACCGGCAGCAGCGGCGCGCTACCCTCGTGCGCACATTCGACCAGCTCGCCGAGTTGGCGAAGGAGTAG
- a CDS encoding SGNH/GDSL hydrolase family protein, with protein MIRPRLSFLRASRLAAFAAATAGVLLAFAAPANAAVPTGRYVALGDSYTSGPLIPTQVDLNCLRSSRNYPSLVAAAGSSAFADVSCSGATTEDILVGGSGALGISLPPQLSAITPDTTLVTVQIGGNDIGFSGIISDCAEASLSSPLGSPCKNRYTAGGVDQLQARIAATAPKVTAVLQAVRRAAPGARVVVLGYPAILPDSGYGCWPVVPIAYQDVPYLRGVQKSLNTMLANTAAANNASYADVYRPSVGHDTCKSSSTRWVEGLIPQNAAAPFHPNARGEQGMANALLANLNS; from the coding sequence ATGATCCGTCCCCGCCTGTCGTTCCTCCGGGCCAGCAGGCTGGCCGCGTTCGCCGCGGCCACCGCCGGCGTGCTGCTCGCCTTCGCCGCACCGGCCAACGCCGCCGTACCCACCGGGCGCTACGTCGCGCTGGGTGACTCCTACACCTCCGGTCCGCTGATCCCCACCCAGGTCGATCTGAACTGCCTGCGCTCCAGCCGCAACTACCCGTCGCTGGTCGCCGCCGCCGGCTCGTCGGCGTTCGCGGACGTGAGCTGTTCCGGGGCCACCACCGAGGACATCCTCGTCGGCGGCAGCGGCGCACTGGGCATCTCGTTGCCGCCGCAGCTCAGCGCGATCACCCCGGACACGACGCTGGTCACGGTGCAGATCGGCGGCAACGACATCGGCTTCTCCGGCATCATCAGCGACTGCGCGGAGGCGAGCCTGAGCAGCCCGCTCGGCTCGCCCTGCAAGAACAGGTACACCGCCGGAGGCGTCGACCAGTTGCAGGCCAGGATCGCCGCCACCGCGCCGAAGGTGACCGCCGTGCTGCAGGCGGTCCGCCGGGCCGCCCCGGGCGCCCGGGTCGTGGTGCTCGGGTACCCGGCGATCCTGCCGGACAGCGGCTACGGCTGCTGGCCCGTGGTCCCGATCGCCTACCAGGACGTGCCGTACCTGCGCGGTGTCCAGAAGTCCCTGAACACGATGCTCGCCAACACCGCGGCCGCGAACAACGCCAGCTACGCCGACGTCTACCGGCCGTCGGTCGGCCACGACACGTGCAAGAGCAGCAGCACCCGGTGGGTCGAAGGGCTGATCCCGCAGAACGCCGCCGCCCCGTTCCACCCCAACGCCAGGGGTGAGCAGGGCATGGCCAACGCGCTGCTGGCCAACCTGAACAGCTGA
- a CDS encoding DUF1963 domain-containing protein codes for MDVRQEFRGAAREKGVPVDEIERWVRLARPQTELVPEGDGLPVAGRFGGLAALPEGEEWPPGQCLVLTLDLAAIPSHGHDLDLPADGSLLFFVEPDFTPNDCRIVHVPAGTPVTEHPSPGVPVFGPILLHARAGWSLPENEHEVPFDLRLDDEVEEVIGEVMWDLENNNYEFSLGGYGGASTGGADNPILNANEHTVLATVWLDEGQVGDAFGETLIVVNFMIKHADLAERAFDRIWLMTDFNG; via the coding sequence ATGGATGTACGACAGGAGTTTCGGGGCGCAGCCCGGGAAAAGGGCGTGCCGGTGGACGAGATCGAGCGCTGGGTGCGGCTAGCCCGACCACAGACGGAGCTGGTTCCAGAGGGCGACGGCCTGCCTGTGGCCGGTCGGTTCGGCGGTCTCGCGGCGTTGCCGGAGGGCGAGGAGTGGCCTCCCGGGCAGTGTCTCGTATTGACGCTCGACCTTGCCGCCATCCCCTCGCACGGGCACGACCTTGACCTGCCGGCCGACGGGTCGCTGCTGTTCTTCGTCGAGCCGGACTTCACGCCCAACGACTGCCGGATCGTTCATGTGCCGGCCGGCACTCCGGTAACCGAGCACCCGAGCCCCGGGGTGCCAGTCTTCGGTCCGATTCTGCTGCACGCTCGTGCCGGCTGGAGCCTTCCGGAGAACGAGCACGAGGTGCCGTTCGACCTTCGCTTGGACGACGAGGTCGAGGAAGTGATCGGAGAGGTGATGTGGGACCTCGAGAACAACAATTACGAGTTTTCTCTCGGCGGTTACGGCGGCGCCAGCACCGGCGGCGCGGACAACCCCATCCTCAACGCAAACGAGCACACCGTGCTAGCCACCGTCTGGCTGGACGAGGGGCAGGTGGGTGACGCGTTCGGCGAGACGCTGATTGTAGTCAACTTCATGATCAAGCATGCGGATCTGGCCGAGCGCGCCTTCGACCGGATCTGGCTGATGACTGACTTCAACGGCTGA